TTTGCTTGCTTCCCGTCATTAAAGACAACCCTTCCCGCGCCACTGCAGCGAATGGAGAGGGCCAGTGTTAGGTGTGTTCAGTACCACCCCCCGCACACTACTGGCTACGCTACTCTTGTTGACCTTAGCGACACTACTTGCTTTTCTTTGTTATGAGATTTGTATGACCCCCATGCATCATTACCCCATGgcgtccctcccctcccctaccACTGGTGTACTGGCCCCTCCATTCACCTAGCACCTCACtccctcttttacttccttACCCCTGCTCTACTGAGAATAACTTTAAAACGAGCATTAGTACAAAAAAGTGTCCTAATGTAGGAACAAAGGTCCATATAAATACACTTATCAAACAGCAGCCAcagcaagaataataataaaattaacacTAAAAAAGAACCAATTTGAATAGCATCCTAAGAGTGAGTTTTATCATATTCCGTCCACTTAGTTGTCATGGTCAGCATAACTCAACACCGTTCACTTGTGCTGTTCCATTGGTGGCACTTGTGATGAAGGGCGAGGCTTAGACCGGGCCCTTTCCTTGGAGCTTGTTGGCCAGGTCAGTGATGAACTCTTTGTAAATCAGAGGGTCCATGTTCTTGGCtggacaggaaagagaaaagaagaggaaaataatgttaaGTCCAAGGAAAAGTAATCACATTCCCTCCTTGTTTAAGTGACAATTTCAGAAAAGTTAAAATCACACCAGGAAAAGACAGAAATTAATcaaccttcctattttttaagCCAAAATTTAGTCTCaactaggaaaaaaatacaataatcaCATCAAGGAAAAAGCAGAAATCAAAACTACTCTATTTTTAAGCCGCAATCTAGCCTCACCTAATTTCCGcgtaaaaataacagtaaatgaACCAATAAAAGCACCACTAATGACCCAATCAGTATTACTCACCTAACTGGTAAAGCACAAACCAGTCACCGATCTGGCACTTGCGCGAGATGGCCTCCACATTGTCAGAGGAGGCGAGGCGGGAGCGAGTCCTCAGCAAGATCTGGCGGAAGGCGGGAGTGAAAGTGGCCAGGCGGTACAGCAGACCCACCCCGGACACCACAGCCACGATGATAAAcctgagggacacacacacacgcgctctTATTAACAGTGGCAAAAGAAGCGTAGTATgaacaggagagaaagggaaagatataaataaaaaaaggaaaaaatgccaGCTTACATTGacggataaaagaaaacatcctACATACACACGCGCGCTTTTTAGTGGTAGAATATCAAACGAGGACTCTTTTAAGTGGTAGAATACCAAACGAGGGCTCTTTAAGTGGTAGAATATCAAACGAGCGCTCTTTAAGTGGTTGAATATCAAACGAGGGCTCTTTAAGTGGTAGAACACACGCAAGCTCTTATTAACAGTGGCAAATTATGAACTGAAGGGTGAAGAGTAAAAAGCCTGAAGCCACACACATACGCTCTTGTTAGTGACAAAACAACACACGCGTTTTTATTAACAATGGCAAAAGTAGGAAGAGTAGtatgaacagaagaaagggaaagattaagaaaaaaaaagaatgccagTTTATATTgacggataaaagaaaaaaatcctgtatacacacgcacgcacgtagaATATCACACGTGCGTTCTTTATGAATAGAAGAGTAAAAATCCTGGAGACACGCTCTTTTTAGTAGTAGAACAATACACACGCGCTCTTGTTACATAGGTAAAAAGTAGGAACCCTATATGAACAgaagaataaatggaaaaagaaaaaaaagggaagaaaaacgccaatgtagatagacagataaaagaaaaacaaagaaaaatcctGGAGACGCGCTGGTTAGTGCAGAACACACGCACTTTTATTATAGTAGCAAAACCAGTAACCGTATtgtgaaaagaagggaaaaaaaaaaagtttccattgacataaaataaaaatattaaaaaaagaggatGCATCACACAGCTACATGCCCGTTAAAAGACTCGCCAGTACATACAAAAAGTTGTCCGCTACAGGACCGCTAATGGGAAagcgataaaaaaaagtttacgcaatgtgaagggatgagagaaatgAACGTTACCCCAAAAAAGCCGTCAGATGTGTCCGTGGTGTGGTGAGACGCGGCAAAAGTTGAATGACAGTTgaaattgtagtggtagtagaagaggacgaggaagaggaggaagtatggtggtgtaggaagaggaggaagtatggTGGTGTAGGAAGATGAGAAGTATGtagggataaaaggaagaaaagtaggagtaaggagaagagctggaggagcaggaaaaaaaggtgaagaggagacgtaagaaaataaggacactgaaaaaaaaaaaaaaaaaaaaaaaagagtttgaggagggataaagagacataagaggaggaaggtaaagaaaaataaggagcatAGGTAGGAAGAATAATTTGAGGAGGAtaggagacgagagaaaaaagaaaattagcagGAAGAAGAGTTTGAAAAGTTGTTGAcataaaaggtgaaaaaagtgagtaggaaaaagagtttgaatagggaaaaaagaagatgataaagaaaaaaaaataggagtaggaagaagagttggaggagagaataagagaagttAGAGCTCGGGGAAGACAGAAATAATAGGCGTAACTTGAGCTTCTAACAAACAGTACCACAAACCACTAAAACAAAGCACTGTGGGGAGTaagaagagatgggaggaggaggaggagaagaaatagttgGGAGGAGAGGTAGACtaggagaaataagagataaaggaaaacaaagaaaaaataaatagttcaTAAGACATAAACAAACTAACACAaagcaccaaaacaaaacactataggagtaagaagaggtgggagaaatagagatgggaggaagagtggaagaaataggagatagagaaaaacaaagataaaatagCTGTAACTTGTGAAGACCCAAAGAATACCAAAACAAAGCACtgtaggagtaagaagaggtgACAGAAATAAAgttaggagagggagatgaaataagagatggaggaaaaaaatagatgtaacTATGCATAAGACCCAAACAAACAGTACcacaaagcaacaaaaaaaaaaaaaaaaaaaaaaaaactgcaggagTAAGAACAAGAGATGGGAGAAATAGAGTTTgggaggagaggtaggagagataaaaagatggaggaaaacaaagaaacaccagCTGTAATTATGCATGACCCAAACAAATAGTACCACAAAGCATGACAAAGCATCGTAACACTCACCAGAACCAGAGGAAAATGTAGATCTTTTCGTTGAAGATGTTGAGCGGCAAGACACACAGACCGTCATGCCTCTCGATGGAGCCCGAAGCTCCGTACTTGTGGAAGGTGCACTTGGCCACCTTAGGGAACACCTCGTCCATCGGGTCGTGGCGGGTACCTAACTCCTGCTCGCTGAATTCTATGACTCGAGTTCCGTACGTGGTGAACTCATAGCCCAGGAACCtgtagacacaaacacacacacacgggtcatTATTGCCGCAGCCTTCATCTTTCACCGCCTACACTCACAACAAATCATCACAGTGCCTCTTGGAAACCTTATTCATGCCTCACTGTAATCTCTGGAAAGGTACTTCTTAGAATATAAGTGGAGgtggtgtcatttttttttttcgtccctttccttccctattgtaaaactaaaaaaaattctctctctctctctctctctaaaaattacCAATGTTGCCTTAGAAACATTACTTGTGTGGTCAAAGCCTTTTAAAATGCAGTACAGGCCTGTTTGTTTTGTCCAagaccctccccccccctctccctctctctctctctctctctctctctctctctctctctctctcttacttgtcAGTGAAGTAGATCTGGCCAATGACGTTGATGAAGTTGAGCAGCTCGCAGGCAAAGAATCTGAAGGCGTAGAAGTTATGATTGTGAAGGTTGAGGCTGAAGTAATCCACCAACATGGCCTTGCGTTCTCTCTTCACGTCATCGTCCAGGATGGGAGTGTTCAGCTGCATCACGAGCATCTCCACCTTGCCACCCTCCCAGATCTTCCACAAGTAGCGCGGCACGTAGAACATAATGGCCTGGAATCacataacaaaacaaacgaTCAGTAAGCAAAACGAGTCCTTCCTCTACTACAAGGCTCACCACACAAGGCTACACTAACATCATCAGCCTTGCTAATAGGGATGccacactgcctctctctcttcctcatgatTGCCTATCTACCCGCCTATCTATCAGTCCCATCCCTGTAGCTACTCCTTCCTCACCGTCGGTTCCTTATCACTTCCCCTTCCATCACCGACAAAACAAGCCAGATAACACCGCCCTGATAATCTTAAATGTAATTACGTATTTACTTAAAGGTACGCTGTCTCACGGATgatgttttaatttttgttgccaAATTATATACTCAACTTGTAACACTCAGACGTTTAGGCATGGTAAATGATCAAAATgacgtgaggaagggaggaaatgtaGCACAATCGTATTGAACCGGAGTGATTGCCGCCACAGATGTTAGACCAAATTTGCGCGCAACATTTAACCCcgagtaccacgacgcgtttccatattgattgtgcttactatttggtgattttatacaacttcaggaatttatgtgggggattaaaatagtgaagactgtggccattaatcttctgactatagacccttcctaatgtcaataaaatagtctaatcgtacacaaatttcaaggttaaaatgtgtcccagtattgaagggttaatcgGGGTAATATTATGGTCAATGCCTTACTGTCGTTGAACTGCCAGGGTCATGGAGCGCTTAACGGTAGAGAAGAGTGGCGTTGCAGTATTAACATACATCAGGAAGGCACAGAATTTATAATGAACTGAAGGTGTAGCAAcagaaaccttaaaaaaaatactgtactaaaagagttaaaaaaaaaaaaaaagcaataggaACCGAAATCTTGGGagtaaaaaaaacgataaataaataaatcagaggTAAATTAAGTAATTAACTGTATTACCGGAAAAATTATTGGGGAAAGCTGAAGGCGTGGTAGGACTGAGGGCAGAGTAACCAATCAcccatacaataaataaatagaaaaataataaataaaataagtggtAAGACGGGAAATTGCACAGAGCGACGTTCAGGTTCAGTCAGGCAGATTAACGTTCACTGAATACATAACGCACAAACAACGATGGAGGGAAATATTGCATTCCTCAACACATTCTAAGAGACAAGAACAGTGATGATACAAaccctactactactttttctcattttcttcctcctcctacgatatttttttcttccatcctcctcctcctactactactattttttttccttccatcttcgcctaccactaccacaacaataactacacctactactacctcttccttccaccttccatttcttcctctctcaagctcctcctcctacaaataATAATGCTAGTACGAGTATTAGTATTTCAAAGGAGCATATGGGTGGCGTACGCCCTTCTGTGCTTCCTGTGTGCTTTGTTTGGGCGGCGCTAACAGGTGGTGGGCGGCGCGAGTCATGGATAGTTTTGTGGATCCGAACCTTTCTTGTAGTACTCTTTAGATTCTCATTGATACACTTACCAAACATAGGATTCTTATTATCATGGATGGTTAGCGGCAGCGTTGCCTTCGTTCAAACGCGAGTGATCTGAATGCACGCACTCCCACCGTCAGTCCTAACAAGGCGACGCCACTTTCCCTGCTTCAACCACCGCTCTAGTCACATCACAAACACACTGTACTTGTATAATACTACTCAACTGTTCTTCCTTAACTACTTTTCCTATGTGGTACTTCAAATTGAGGTTACATAATGGCAGTAACAGCTAAATGCATCTGCTCCACACACCGCATCATTTTCCTGAAGTGTTCACTCTCGTGGCCCGCTCCCCATAGCACAAGTTATAAAGTCAATGATATAAGTGGTCAAACAGGTATCGGGAAGTGGCACTAGTAGAAATGCGGCGCCCACCTAATTACCGATGCTCGTAACGAATTTGAGTGGTCTGAGCTTCCATTCAAGTAATTCCGTAGCTTGTTTTATTGATGGACATAACACAGCATGCACAAGTGGCGGTGTGGTATACTGACCTGCAGGTAGAGGAACAGCGTGACCCACTGGTAGTACTTGTGGTGCCTGGTTTCGTGTTCATTGTCCTGCCCGTGGAGGTTAGGGTTGGAGATGCCCGGGTGAGGTACCACGACGCCCAGCTCTGCCCCGGTGAGAGCAGGGATGGTGTAGGTGGAGTGGATCCAGCAGTAGGTGTCCATGATGTCTGCCCTCACGCCCTCCACAATGCAGTCGATGGGGTCGCCGAAGTATTGTTTCTGCGTGATGAGCAAGCTGAAGGCCACCAGGATGAACATGGTGCCCTTGTAGTGTAACCGGAATATATTGTTGTCGATACTAACGCTGTCGATCTTTAGTAGACCGCGTATCGAGCCGAACACGTCATACATTTTGCCGGGTGTTGTCTTCACTCACAGCACCAGCAAGAGTTCACTCAGTAACGAGTCGCAGCGCAGCACTACTAGTCCCTGCGGGTGCTGACGCCACACTCCCGGCTGATCAGCGGGCTAGCCTCGCGCCGCCCACCAGACCGGCCCGTTCCGGAAAACAAGGAACGCGGGGCATCACttcatggcggcggcggcggtgggagAGGCGGAAAGTGCCCACATTAATCTTGCTGTAATTCACACCAAGTGGTTATTGATGACTATAGAAGGATGTTTACTGTTTGTGCACCTGTATGTGAGGAATATGGTGAATGCAAGTAATTGTAATGAAGGTGTGGTgctggtgggtggatgggtggtggcGGGGCTTGGCGGGGAGGGAGGTGGCTTTGAGGGTCAACAGGGTAGAGTCACCTGTCGCCGGGAGTCCTTATTTAATATACAACTGTAGGTGCCTCGGTCACCCTCACGAACGGGGATAATGAAGCGTTGTGAAACATCCGTGATTCCCCTTATCTCGGAAGAAGAGCTAGGCGGGAATGATAAGACAAGGAAATGTTAACATCTGGCAGCGGGTGGCAATATTGGCGGCGGGAAAGCTCACGTAGCCAAGTCGCCGCTGTCCCGCTGCTGGCCTGCTCCTCCCCGCCCTGCCCACTCCTACGCGGATAACTTAAATGCAGCAGACAGAACTTATCCGCACACACTCATTATTTCCCGCTAAACATGAACACTGCTAAAATCGGCCACCCACATTATGCTACCagctcattatcattatcttctttctagATAAACAGCTTGGCTGCTTCAATCATATCACATTCGTATTATTTATTGGTGTATGTCCTTtgttaatgaaataataagtTGAAAAGTCTGGTAAATCAATTATTAATCTTGTATATTTTGGGAAGGTATTAAAAGCCACAAACACCGCTTTAGGTATACAACCGCATATATATTACAAAACTTGATGTCATAGTTGAGTAAAGAGAGGGCCAGTTACCACATTGTACGTGCCAGCAGGGGAAACTTTCAGTCAGTTGTTGACCCGTGCATGGCAGGCCCCGCCCACTTACTCTCCCCCACCATGTCACCACCCacaaccccttccctccctcccgcccatcAGCGGCGCAGCCCTTTAAAATTCACCAACTCTTCTTGAGGCGTGTTCGCAACGGTTGAGTTTGACTGCATTCTTTGGATGATAAATCGGTATATAGTGCAGTGCATGCTACGGTAGATGATGGACTGAATTAACTTTTTCGAAACTGTCGCCGAGAGAGGCGAAAAGAAAGTTGGTCTTTGTCCTGCTGTGTAGCAGTGGTTGTAATGCTGTAATGACTCGAACACTCTTTACATTAAGAAAGATTGCTCCTATTCTAGTCTACCTAATGTGATTATTGGTGAGTTTTGCCAATTTgtaggtttctttttttctctttagtatTCATAGTCGTCGTAATTTTACGTTTGTCAGGCTTTGGCTAACGTACTAAGTgcaaccgctctctctctctctctctctctctctctctctctctctctctctcttaaagtaaCCCACTTCCCTGCAAGGCACTTTTACCACCGTGTTGCAGGGTTGCCAGAACGTGCCAAAAATGGCATTTTTTGCCATAAATTTAACATTTTTCGAAAATATGCCTTTTTTCTTTGGCAGTAGTATAATGGTGCCATAAAAATGCCAATCTTTGTCGCAGAGTTGCCATGAAATGCCAAAAATTACAATTGCGTGTATATGACTGGAACCAAAAATCATACCCGTATCGCGTCATTCGCGTATTTTTGGTGTAATGTTTATAACTTTAAGAATGCAACAGGTACGTGCTGCTTCAGAACTTTGGCAAAATTAGTCTTAGATAAGTTATGCCTACCTATTTCAAATGCATATGTTGAGAGAGTTTTTAGTCAGGCTACCCTTGCAAAGACTAAGGTAAGAAATAAGATGGGGCACAAGTTATTAAAAAGCATTTTGATGATTAGATCACACCTGATGTTGAATAATTTTTGTTGCAAGGATTTTGTTGTAACAGAAGAGATGGTAAATAGATTCAATTCAAGTATGTATGCACATGATACAAATGAAGATGATGCTGATACATTTGATGATGTTGAATTAATTTCTGAAATTTTGCaggaataagtgtgtgtgtgtgtgtgtgtgtgtgtgtgtgtgtgtgtgtgtgttaatatcaGCCCAAAACAGTAGCATTATTTTCAATAAAGGATTATCGCTTTTAAAcaggtaaagtttttttttttataatttgaaaagatttaatatttattttaaaTAAAGGattgtaattttttattttaattttctctttcccttgatAAGTGCCATAAACTCTGCCAttttcgaaaaaaaaattgccataAAATGCCAAAAATCATGAGCACAGCAGCCAATGAAATATTGCGGGACCTGGCAACCCTGCCGTGTTGGTGAGGCACGGTGGGCTTGGGCCAGTGAGAGTCGTGCGGCCCGCGCACCTGGCGACCTTTCATCAGCCCCGCCCTGTTGCGCCCGGCCTCAGGGTTATCACGTAATGCACCGAATGTAGACAGTGTGTGCAGCAGGGAGTAGACATGGGACGTCCCttgcttcttatcttttttagttATCTCGGATTTATTACGTCAGTTTTGACTTCTACCACAGTTGTGAAAAAGTAAAGATTATCTCACTAAAAGTTCCAGGTAAAGAATTTCCCTCGCCGGAAACCTCTCTTGCTCATTATCTTTGCCTTGGCCAAGAACCTCCATGGTTCacctgaagcagcagcagcagcagccagcggCGGGGCGGCCGCGTAGCTTCGCATGGATGGACATGCTCACAG
The Portunus trituberculatus isolate SZX2019 chromosome 23, ASM1759143v1, whole genome shotgun sequence genome window above contains:
- the LOC123507812 gene encoding innexin inx2-like; protein product: MYDVFGSIRGLLKIDSVSIDNNIFRLHYKGTMFILVAFSLLITQKQYFGDPIDCIVEGVRADIMDTYCWIHSTYTIPALTGAELGVVVPHPGISNPNLHGQDNEHETRHHKYYQWVTLFLYLQAIMFYVPRYLWKIWEGGKVEMLVMQLNTPILDDDVKRERKAMLVDYFSLNLHNHNFYAFRFFACELLNFINVIGQIYFTDKFLGYEFTTYGTRVIEFSEQELGTRHDPMDEVFPKVAKCTFHKYGASGSIERHDGLCVLPLNIFNEKIYIFLWFWFIIVAVVSGVGLLYRLATFTPAFRQILLRTRSRLASSDNVEAISRKCQIGDWFVLYQLAKNMDPLIYKEFITDLANKLQGKGPV